Proteins from a single region of Paraglaciecola sp. T6c:
- a CDS encoding TldD/PmbA family protein, whose protein sequence is MTIITQQHAKELLSKVLKFSKADECECNLESKVGGNIRYARNTVSTSGEESDLILIVQSTFGKRTGTATINEFDNASLEKVVRRSEELAKLAPENEEFMPIFGKKTYAKANTYFDSTANVTPEDRAQAAFDSIEPSKKNKLIAAGFLEDAVEMSAIMNSKGLFAYNTSTNVDFSVTIRTEDGKGSGWASGNYSDVKLLDTAKLSSIAIQKSKGSADAKEMEPGKYTVILEPAASIGLIQNMMRAFDQRSADEGRSFLSNKSATGEDAPKNKLGQKMFDERVHIYSDPQHAIAPSAPFAGNGYPLNKIDWIKDGTIKNMPNSPYWAKHTKSEYIPSNRNILMSGGDQSLEDMIKNTRRGVLVTRLWYIRGLDPQTLLYTGLTRDGTFYIENGKIKYPIKNFRFNESPIIMLNNIEALGKPQRIEGSMIPPMKIRDFTFSSLSDAV, encoded by the coding sequence ATGACAATTATTACCCAACAACACGCAAAAGAGCTGCTGAGCAAGGTCCTTAAATTCTCAAAAGCCGATGAATGCGAATGCAATTTAGAAAGCAAAGTGGGCGGCAATATTCGTTACGCACGCAATACCGTTTCCACCTCAGGTGAAGAAAGTGATCTGATCCTTATCGTACAATCTACCTTTGGTAAACGTACAGGCACAGCCACCATCAATGAGTTTGACAACGCTTCACTTGAAAAGGTCGTTCGACGCTCAGAAGAGCTGGCCAAACTGGCACCTGAAAACGAAGAGTTCATGCCGATATTTGGTAAAAAAACATACGCCAAAGCGAATACCTATTTTGACTCCACCGCCAACGTTACCCCTGAGGATCGCGCTCAAGCCGCTTTTGACAGCATTGAGCCATCTAAAAAGAACAAGCTTATTGCCGCAGGCTTTTTAGAAGATGCAGTGGAGATGAGCGCCATTATGAACAGCAAAGGCTTATTCGCCTACAACACCTCTACCAACGTCGATTTCTCGGTGACTATTCGTACCGAAGATGGCAAGGGTTCAGGCTGGGCATCAGGCAATTACAGCGACGTAAAACTGCTAGATACGGCTAAATTGTCCTCTATTGCTATTCAAAAATCGAAAGGCTCTGCTGATGCTAAGGAAATGGAACCAGGAAAATACACGGTAATTCTTGAGCCCGCGGCGAGTATTGGCCTTATTCAAAATATGATGCGTGCGTTTGATCAACGCTCTGCAGATGAAGGTCGCAGCTTTTTGAGTAATAAGTCTGCAACAGGTGAAGATGCCCCGAAAAATAAACTGGGCCAAAAGATGTTCGACGAGCGCGTGCATATTTATTCTGATCCTCAACATGCTATTGCTCCTAGTGCACCTTTTGCTGGAAATGGTTATCCATTGAATAAAATCGATTGGATAAAAGACGGTACGATTAAAAATATGCCTAATTCCCCCTACTGGGCGAAACACACCAAAAGCGAATACATACCGAGTAATCGCAACATTTTGATGAGTGGTGGCGATCAATCATTAGAGGACATGATCAAAAATACTCGCCGCGGTGTGCTTGTTACCCGCCTGTGGTATATACGGGGCCTCGACCCACAAACCTTGTTGTACACTGGTTTAACGCGTGATGGCACGTTTTACATTGAAAACGGCAAGATCAAATATCCGATCAAGAACTTCCGTTTCAATGAAAGCCCGATCATTATGCTCAACAACATAGAAGCATTAGGTAAACCACAGCGAATTGAAGGTAGCATGATACCGCCCATGAAAATTCGCGACTTCACCTTCAGCAGTTTGTCTGACGCTGTATAA
- a CDS encoding DUF4159 domain-containing protein, producing the protein MKLHRRKFIKNVCVAFAAQALFRGTYSWAQSSDYDFYFTRLSYESGDWEVDERMPANVLNSLIEYTSLRVDIKERIVPLSDPAMLNAPFCYMAGHRLVQFSDAEAQNFKRYVENGGFVFVDDCNHDIDGMFAKTFEAQMGSLFGEEALQKIPNDHPIYSAFFAFDGPPRTSIELNGWGDDLVHNYLKAIIVNGKIAVLYSNKDLGCEWDYDFRNKRWLKEDNTKFAVNIVLYAMTA; encoded by the coding sequence ATGAAATTGCATCGTCGAAAATTTATTAAAAACGTGTGTGTGGCGTTTGCTGCACAGGCGTTATTTCGTGGTACGTATTCATGGGCCCAAAGCAGCGACTACGATTTCTATTTCACCCGCTTAAGTTACGAATCTGGTGATTGGGAAGTAGACGAGCGTATGCCCGCCAACGTGCTCAACTCATTGATTGAATACACCAGCCTGCGGGTAGACATTAAAGAACGCATTGTGCCTTTATCAGACCCTGCCATGCTAAACGCGCCTTTTTGCTATATGGCGGGCCACAGATTAGTGCAATTTAGTGACGCTGAAGCACAAAACTTTAAGCGTTACGTGGAAAATGGCGGCTTCGTTTTTGTAGATGATTGCAACCACGATATAGACGGCATGTTCGCTAAAACCTTTGAAGCACAAATGGGCAGTCTGTTTGGGGAAGAAGCGCTACAAAAAATACCTAACGATCACCCAATTTACAGCGCCTTTTTTGCTTTTGATGGCCCGCCGCGCACCTCTATCGAGCTCAACGGCTGGGGTGATGATCTGGTTCACAACTACCTTAAAGCCATTATCGTTAACGGAAAAATAGCGGTGCTATACAGCAACAAAGACTTAGGCTGCGAGTGGGATTACGATTTTCGCAACAAGCGATGGCTTAAAGAGGACAACACAAAATTTGCGGTGAATATCGTGTTGTACGCTATGACAGCGTAA
- a CDS encoding AAA family ATPase, whose translation MSTTNSFPYQQDHGPSEQEVLQLLSKLADVSDELARVIVGQREVVQQLLVAMLAGGHCLLEGAPGLAKTLMVSSLAKTLELDYKRIQFTPDLMPSDIIGTEILETDHDSGERFFKFKQGPVFTNILLADEINRTPPKTQAALLEAMQERTISYAGSIYPLPKPFFVLATQNPVEQSGTYALPEAQLDRFLMFVRVGYPSAEEEVEILARTTGTQQVTLNEVLHTQDILTLQGLVRQVDISGELLTYISELTRNTRPDSTSNQSVKDFVRWGAGPRAGQALVLCAKANALLNERFAVTLDDIHKVAHGVLRHRILLNFQAQAQNMDTDGVIDNLLKNTPRPKSPLTSNASSSRVG comes from the coding sequence ATGAGCACCACAAACAGTTTCCCTTATCAGCAGGACCACGGACCATCTGAGCAAGAGGTTTTACAGTTACTGAGCAAGCTTGCTGATGTCAGCGATGAACTCGCCCGGGTGATTGTCGGGCAGCGAGAGGTCGTGCAGCAATTGCTGGTTGCCATGTTAGCCGGAGGTCATTGCTTGCTCGAAGGCGCGCCTGGTTTAGCCAAAACGCTGATGGTCAGTTCATTAGCGAAAACCTTAGAGCTAGATTACAAGCGTATTCAATTCACGCCTGATTTAATGCCCAGCGACATCATAGGCACAGAAATATTGGAGACCGACCACGACAGCGGCGAGCGTTTTTTTAAGTTTAAGCAAGGTCCTGTATTTACCAATATTTTATTGGCAGATGAAATTAACCGTACACCGCCAAAAACTCAGGCTGCATTGCTTGAAGCCATGCAAGAACGCACCATCAGCTACGCGGGGAGTATTTACCCGCTGCCGAAGCCCTTTTTTGTATTGGCCACGCAAAATCCAGTAGAACAGTCTGGCACGTATGCTTTGCCGGAAGCTCAGCTTGATCGTTTCTTAATGTTTGTGCGCGTCGGTTACCCCAGCGCTGAAGAAGAAGTCGAAATTTTAGCGCGCACCACTGGCACTCAACAGGTCACGTTAAATGAGGTACTGCATACCCAAGATATTCTGACCTTACAGGGCTTAGTGCGCCAAGTGGATATCTCTGGCGAATTATTAACATACATCAGTGAGCTTACGCGCAACACCCGCCCAGACAGCACGAGCAACCAAAGTGTTAAAGACTTTGTGCGCTGGGGTGCTGGCCCCCGCGCGGGTCAAGCTTTGGTGTTGTGCGCCAAAGCGAATGCTTTGCTCAATGAGCGATTTGCCGTGACCTTAGACGATATTCACAAGGTGGCCCACGGTGTGCTGCGTCATCGCATACTGCTTAACTTTCAGGCTCAGGCGCAAAATATGGACACTGACGGGGTCATAGACAATTTGCTCAAGAATACCCCGCGCCCTAAAAGCCCGTTAACATCGAACGCTTCATCAAGTCGCGTGGGTTAA
- a CDS encoding DUF58 domain-containing protein: MQQWIDPLTLSRVKDMPLVAKTVADGVLHGQHTSVQKGSGIEFSQYRSYEPGDELGKVDWKLFARSDKYFVREAERESDTQIWLVLDASLSMLQQSAASKTKNGWHKLDYARYFLATIAYIAQQQGDSVGLIGLSDQHIDFLPCGTGQQHWHKLMLTLSQLTVGKQFPSGASLERQLGKVHPQGLIFVLSDFIQHNQEILEFIQPLNYGHNEVVAMQLVCDDELIFPYKGPIRVENPETQEQRLVSSSEVKTQYLAAFKQYQSDLKERLTQQNIALFRANIDEPLDKSVYAYLTSRSRVK; encoded by the coding sequence ATGCAACAATGGATTGACCCGCTTACGCTTTCTCGCGTGAAAGATATGCCCTTAGTCGCAAAAACCGTGGCCGATGGCGTATTGCATGGCCAGCACACCAGTGTACAAAAGGGATCGGGCATCGAATTCAGTCAATATCGCAGCTATGAGCCCGGGGATGAACTGGGCAAAGTGGATTGGAAACTATTCGCACGCTCAGACAAATATTTTGTTCGTGAAGCTGAACGTGAAAGTGATACCCAGATTTGGTTAGTACTGGATGCCAGCCTGTCTATGCTGCAACAATCTGCCGCCAGCAAAACGAAAAATGGCTGGCACAAGCTAGATTACGCCCGCTACTTTCTGGCCACCATTGCTTATATTGCACAGCAGCAAGGTGACTCCGTGGGGCTCATCGGGTTATCAGATCAACACATCGACTTTTTGCCCTGTGGTACAGGCCAGCAACATTGGCACAAATTAATGCTAACCCTAAGCCAATTAACGGTTGGTAAGCAATTTCCCAGCGGAGCGAGTCTTGAGCGCCAGCTAGGCAAGGTGCACCCTCAGGGTTTGATCTTTGTGCTCAGTGATTTTATACAACACAACCAAGAAATTTTAGAGTTCATTCAACCATTGAATTACGGCCACAATGAAGTGGTAGCTATGCAACTCGTCTGCGATGATGAGCTTATCTTCCCTTATAAAGGGCCTATAAGAGTCGAAAACCCAGAAACGCAGGAACAGCGTCTGGTATCGAGCTCAGAAGTAAAGACGCAATATTTAGCAGCGTTCAAGCAATATCAATCTGACTTAAAAGAGCGACTGACGCAGCAAAACATCGCGCTTTTTAGGGCTAATATCGACGAGCCATTAGACAAAAGCGTGTACGCCTACCTAACGTCTCGTTCACGGGTTAAATGA
- a CDS encoding BatA domain-containing protein, translated as MEGIFSAVSNTLLFPLWLLGMLTVAIPIGIHFFSKSKAPLISFAQYALIPVRQSIVPNALRLSQWLLLLLRMAILVLLSLLLAQCIKQTEDDSETHYFLVSQDWLQSAQDSDKQTLLNAFNQAQSNTSSRLILLSQRQNEASNDKALLTAGLLDKLVSANGSGTKKDSEAKAPLSIWQKVADFMFLHPSITPTNVHVFTTDRLSQFNGDKPAMYDSVDWHIVQIKNSEITPLKSSVLLLSSAKNQIQTQYLRAAFDALNTEKNREIAVDTSLTTSTIKAAQLKQYAWIFYLGDTAPSAKLAKAMEQYVQEGGQLFITATKQIVSRGRYFLPNSESHNVFIKKVGQPAFLASKRNNGEIKVVWQTADKQPLLSRAEPQQKDTLNNEDKGGQILTFYSRFEPNWTNWVTQADFPYTLDNVLNQALYQQQYITQGTVVKAQIASQDASSTASQHLSGQQLTSPLNPQRDQHIYYWLLSLFVCAFCLERVLSEYRGKSLPIGATS; from the coding sequence ATGGAGGGCATATTTAGCGCAGTGAGCAATACGCTGCTATTCCCTTTGTGGTTATTAGGCATGCTAACTGTGGCGATCCCTATCGGCATTCATTTTTTCAGCAAAAGCAAAGCGCCGCTCATCTCTTTTGCCCAATACGCGCTTATTCCCGTCAGGCAAAGCATTGTGCCTAATGCCCTGCGCCTCAGCCAATGGTTATTGCTGTTGTTACGGATGGCCATTTTAGTGCTACTGAGTTTGTTGTTAGCTCAGTGCATCAAGCAAACAGAAGATGACAGTGAAACGCACTACTTTTTAGTCAGTCAGGATTGGCTGCAATCAGCTCAAGACAGTGATAAACAAACCTTGTTAAACGCCTTTAATCAAGCGCAGAGTAATACCTCCAGTCGACTAATCCTGTTGAGTCAAAGACAAAACGAGGCGTCAAACGACAAAGCCCTCTTAACAGCAGGTTTACTAGACAAACTCGTTTCAGCAAATGGCAGCGGCACAAAAAAAGACTCGGAAGCAAAAGCCCCTTTATCGATTTGGCAAAAAGTGGCTGACTTCATGTTTTTACATCCATCGATAACGCCAACTAACGTGCATGTATTTACCACTGACCGATTATCCCAATTTAATGGTGATAAACCTGCCATGTATGACTCAGTGGATTGGCACATAGTACAGATCAAAAACAGCGAAATAACGCCACTAAAATCCAGTGTCTTACTGCTATCTTCCGCAAAAAACCAAATACAAACACAATACCTAAGAGCGGCATTTGACGCCTTAAACACTGAAAAAAACCGTGAAATTGCAGTAGATACATCATTAACAACATCAACGATTAAAGCGGCTCAACTTAAACAGTACGCATGGATATTTTACCTAGGTGACACCGCCCCAAGCGCGAAATTAGCAAAGGCGATGGAGCAATATGTTCAAGAAGGCGGTCAGCTGTTTATAACCGCTACAAAGCAGATAGTAAGCAGGGGCCGTTATTTTTTACCTAACTCTGAAAGCCACAATGTGTTTATTAAAAAAGTAGGTCAGCCTGCATTTCTAGCCAGCAAAAGGAACAATGGTGAAATTAAAGTAGTATGGCAAACAGCTGATAAGCAGCCCCTCTTAAGCAGAGCCGAGCCACAGCAAAAAGACACCTTAAATAATGAGGATAAAGGCGGTCAAATTTTGACGTTTTATAGTCGATTTGAACCAAACTGGACGAATTGGGTAACGCAAGCGGACTTCCCCTACACCTTGGATAACGTGTTGAATCAGGCGCTTTATCAGCAACAATACATCACACAAGGGACAGTGGTTAAAGCTCAGATAGCCTCACAGGATGCGTCAAGCACGGCCAGTCAACACTTATCCGGTCAACAGTTAACTTCACCGCTAAACCCTCAACGAGACCAGCACATTTATTATTGGTTGCTGAGCTTATTTGTCTGCGCTTTTTGCCTTGAGCGCGTATTGAGCGAATACCGTGGGAAGTCGTTACCCATAGGTGCAACCAGCTGA
- a CDS encoding MarC family protein: protein MSELIPVFIFFFAVIDPIGSVPVFIATTTGFDAKAKRHIAFKAIIAATGILLFFIVAGEYILSAMGIPLSAFEIAGGIVLFLFALTMIFGEGKASNELRMAKSMTETAIFPLAVPSIASPGAMLAAVMLTENDRYTLAEQATTTGVMLTVLVITLILLIAAAPIHRVIGNGGANIVSRVMGLILASLATASILEGINTYFSL from the coding sequence ATGAGCGAATTAATCCCAGTTTTTATTTTCTTTTTTGCCGTTATCGATCCCATTGGTAGTGTTCCCGTCTTTATTGCAACCACCACAGGTTTTGATGCCAAAGCCAAACGCCATATTGCTTTTAAGGCAATCATTGCAGCGACGGGGATATTGCTCTTTTTTATCGTCGCAGGTGAATACATCTTATCTGCTATGGGGATCCCACTCTCGGCATTTGAAATTGCGGGAGGGATTGTATTGTTCTTGTTCGCACTGACGATGATTTTCGGCGAAGGTAAAGCAAGTAACGAGTTACGCATGGCCAAGTCGATGACTGAAACGGCTATTTTCCCCCTAGCGGTGCCGTCTATTGCCAGCCCAGGCGCTATGTTAGCGGCGGTAATGCTGACTGAAAATGATCGATACACCTTGGCCGAGCAGGCAACGACCACAGGGGTGATGCTAACCGTGCTCGTCATTACCTTAATTTTACTGATAGCAGCAGCGCCTATTCATCGTGTTATCGGTAATGGTGGCGCGAATATCGTCAGCCGCGTTATGGGACTCATTTTGGCATCGCTAGCAACGGCCAGTATCTTAGAAGGAATTAATACGTACTTCTCTTTGTAG
- a CDS encoding GNAT family N-acetyltransferase: MKIEYEEGSLSDILLVNAQIPEFDRHITQAKLQLRLNDRAHLLLVAKVNGGAVGYKLGYALSSRGFYSWLGAVVPAYRKMGIASSLRQQQEDWALKSGYEHIEVKSMNRYPAMLQLLIGSGYKIVGYEKNGDEKSGDVDEGKICFRKILCNL; the protein is encoded by the coding sequence ATGAAAATTGAATACGAGGAAGGCAGCCTCAGTGACATTTTGCTGGTGAATGCTCAAATCCCTGAGTTTGACAGGCATATCACTCAGGCTAAATTACAGCTAAGGCTGAATGATAGGGCGCATTTGCTATTAGTGGCGAAAGTAAATGGTGGTGCGGTTGGTTATAAACTTGGTTATGCATTATCTTCAAGGGGGTTTTATAGCTGGTTAGGGGCGGTTGTACCCGCCTATCGTAAAATGGGTATTGCGTCTTCATTACGCCAGCAGCAAGAAGATTGGGCACTCAAGTCAGGTTATGAACATATTGAGGTTAAATCCATGAATCGTTACCCCGCGATGCTGCAATTACTTATCGGCAGTGGATACAAAATCGTCGGTTATGAAAAAAACGGTGATGAGAAAAGCGGTGATGTAGATGAGGGTAAAATTTGCTTCCGCAAGATATTGTGTAATTTATGA